In Chelonia mydas isolate rCheMyd1 chromosome 20, rCheMyd1.pri.v2, whole genome shotgun sequence, a single genomic region encodes these proteins:
- the ADGRE5 gene encoding adhesion G protein-coupled receptor E5 isoform X20: protein MAPARRLLTLGLCIALCLWGTVAQNNGVQAVPAPAGTTEDCNNHMLCPPNAMCVNSTHCTCLDGYHSGKNRFFTDTTETCDDINECMEPSPADCGHNTNCNNTAGSYFCTCLNGYEPSSGKTKFMNASENTCQDIDECRGLSPADCGPHANCTNVPGSYSCSCIHGYEPSSGNASFTHASGDTCQDIDECRGPSPADCGPHANCTNVPGSSSCSCTDGYEPSSGKAKFTHARENTCQDIDECRKTPDICGPRATCINTKGSYRCECRAGYVPSNRNTTLCQELTCLTLLDDDNSTEAKNLLGSFQAQAGSLCKAALEGLKQMKTQSAEPVKGPLKGFLDILEKQINVVGQQSESMERRHKIATELMAIVEKLLRLLALTLPESMISITSTNGTELGLAVRKAGAQSQETVTLQQSKTQVELKWAGAPGQENKGFTLAGLLTYQGMSPILDGAARVEVAEWDKIGQTGKWAQERGRPSYRVLSPVVSAFVSDLDTQALSVILRFSHPVPEKKADLRRLCAYWNTSTRRWGTRGCNLQKLNATTTHCQCSHLTSFAVLMAFYELEDWTLDIITKVGLVISLLCLLLSIVTFLFCRALKGPRTTIHLHLCLALFIAYAVFLTGSSSTGNRVVCGVVAGLLHYFFLAAFCWMCLEGAELYLLVVQVFTPHGLRRHYMFLLGYGVPALVVGLSAATYHKGYGTARHCWLSLDKGFIWSFLAPVCIIIAVNAVIFVVTVWKLSLKFADINPDMSQLKKLRVLTITAIAQLCILGTTWIFGMFQFNQRSLVVSYIFVILNTLQGLFIFLLHCLLKQQVRDEYRRWLRCGGLKGPAKYSEFSSSTTTRQGLQPSQESGL from the exons GGCTCTGCATCGCCCTGTGCCTGTGGGGCACCGTGGCCCAGAATAATGGCGTACAAG CTGTTCCCGCCCCTGCAGGTACCACTGAGGACTGCAACAACCATATGCTCTGCCCACCAAACGCCATGTGTGTGAACAGCACCCACTGCACCTGCCTGGATGGGTACCATTCAGGAAAGAATCGCTTCTTCACCGACACAACGGAGACCTGTGACG ATATTAACGAGTGTATGGAGCCGAGCCCGGCAGACTGTGGACACAACACAAACTGCAACAACACGGCTGGGTCTTACTTCTGCACCTGCCTCAATGGCTAcgagcccagctctgggaaaaCCAAATTCATGAACGCGAGTGAGAACACCTGCCAGG ATATTGACGAGTGTCGGGGCCTGAGCCCGGCAGACTGCGGACCCCACGCAAACTGCACCAACGTGCCTGGGAGTTACTCCTGCAGCTGCATCCATGGCTACGAGCCCAGCTCTGGGAATGCCAGCTTCACACACGCGAGTGGGGACACCTGCCAAG ATATTGACGAGTGTCGGGGCCCGAGCCCGGCAGACTGCGGACCCCACGCAAACTGCACCAACGTGCCTGGGagttcctcctgcagctgcaccgatggctacgagcccagctctgggaaagcCAAGTTCACGCACGCGAGGGAGAACACCTGCCAGG ACATCGACGAGTGCCGCAAGACCCCAGATATCTGCGGCCCCAGGGCTACGTGTATCAACACTAAAGGGAGCTACCGGTGTGAGTGCCGGGCCGGCTACGTCCCCTCCAACAGGAACACGACCCTGTGCCAAG AGCTCACCTGCCTAACGCTGCTGGATGATGACAACTCTACAGAAGCCAAG AACCTCCTGGGGAGCTTCCAGGCCCAGGCGGGAAGCCTCTGCAAGGCGGCGCTGGAGGGGCTGAAGCAGATGAAGACTCAGAGCGCTGAGCCTGTGAAGGGGCCGCTGAAG GGCTTCTTGGACATTCTGGAGAAGCAGATAAATGTAGTCGGGCAGCAGAGCGAGAGCATGGAGCGGAGACACAAGATTGCAACGGAGCTGATGGCCATAGTGGAGAAGCTGCTGAGATTGCTGGCCCTGACCCTGCCTGAGAGCATGATCAGCATCACATCCACCAACGGCACAG agctggggctggcggTCAGGAAggctggggcccagagccaggagacCGTGACGCTGCAGCAGAGCAAGACGCAGGTGGAATTAAAGTGGGCCGGAGCCCCAGGGCAGGAAAATAAAG GCTTCACCCTGGCCGGGCTGCTGACCTACCAGGGGATGAGCCCCATCCTGGACGGTGCTGCGCGGGTGGAGGTGGCCGAGTGGGACAAGATCGGCCAGACGGGAAAGTGGGCGCAGGAACGGGGGCGGCCCAGCTACCGGGTGCTGTCTCCAGTGGTGTCGGCCTTCGTCAGTGACCTGGACACCCAGGCACTCTCCGTCATCCTCCGCTTCAGCCACCCGGTGCCG GAGAAGAAGGCCGACCTGCGCCGCCTCTGTGCCTACTGGAATACCAGCACCAGGCGCTGGGGCACCCGCGGCTGCAACCTGCAGAAGTTGAACGCCACCACCACCCACTGCCAGTGCAGCCACCTGACCAGCTTCGCCGTGCTCATGGCCTTCTACGAGCTGGAG GACTGGACCCTGGACATCATCACCAAGGTGGGGCTGGTGATCTCGCTGCTGTGCCTGCTGCTCTCCATCGTcaccttcctcttctgccgcGCCCTCAAGGGCCCCCGCACCACCATCCACCTGCACCTCTGCCTGGCGCTCTTCATCGCCTACGCCGTCTTCCTCACCGGCTCCTCCAGCACCGGCAACAGG GTGGTGTGCGGCGTGGTGGCCGGGCTCCTGCACTACTTCTTCCTGGCCGCCTTCTGCTGGATGTGCCTGGAGGGCGCCGAGCTCTACCTGCTGGTGGTTCAGGTCTTCACCCCCCACGGCCTCCGGCGCCATTACATGTTCCTGCTGGGCTACGGCGTGCCGGCCCTCGTCGTGGGCCTCTCGGCCGCCACCTACCACAAGGGCTACGGCACAGCGCGCCA ctgctGGCTCTCGCTGGACAAGGGCTTCATTTGGAGCTTCCTGGCGCCCGTCTGCATCATCATCGCG gtcaATGCCGTGATCTTCGTGGTCACCGTCTGGAAGCTGTCCCTGAAATTCGCGGACATCAACCCTGACATGAGCCAGCTGAAGAAGCTCAG ggtGCTCACCATCACGGCCATTGCCCAGCTCTGCATCCTGGGCACCACCTGGATCTTTGGCATGTTCCAGTTCAACCAGCGCAGCCTGGTCGTCTCCTACATCTTCGTCATCCTCAACACCCTGCAGGGGCTCTTCATCTTCCTGCTGCACTGTCTGCTCAAGCAACAG GTGAGGGACGAGTACCGCAGGTGGCTGAGGTGCGGCGGCCTCAAGGGACCGGCCAAGTACTCTGAGTTCAGCAGCTCGACCACCACACGG cAGGGGCTCCAGCCTTCGCAGGAGTCAGGGTTGTAG
- the ADGRE5 gene encoding adhesion G protein-coupled receptor E5 isoform X18 gives MAPARRLLTLGEPPIPAPAPPGLCIALCLWGTVAQNNGVQAVPAPAGTTEDCNNHMLCPPNAMCVNSTHCTCLDGYHSGKNRFFTDTTETCDDINECMEPSPADCGHNTNCNNTAGSYFCTCLNGYEPSSGKTKFMNASENTCQDIDECRGLSPADCGPHANCTNVPGSYSCSCIHGYEPSSGNASFTHASGDTCQDIDECRGPSPADCGPHANCTNVPGSSSCSCTDGYEPSSGKAKFTHARENTCQDIDECHKTPDICGPNATCINTNGSYWCECRAGYVPSNGNTTLCQELTCLTLLDDDNSTEAKNLLGSFQAQAGSLCKAALEGLKQMKTQSAEPVKGPLKGFLDILEKQINVVGQQSESMERRHKIATELMAIVEKLLRLLALTLPESMISITSTNGTELGLAVRKAGAQSQETVTLQQSKTQVELKWAGAPGQENKGFTLAGLLTYQGMSPILDGAARVEVAEWDKIGQTGKWAQERGRPSYRVLSPVVSAFVSDLDTQALSVILRFSHPVPEKKADLRRLCAYWNTSTRRWGTRGCNLQKLNATTTHCQCSHLTSFAVLMAFYELEDWTLDIITKVGLVISLLCLLLSIVTFLFCRALKGPRTTIHLHLCLALFIAYAVFLTGSSSTGNRVVCGVVAGLLHYFFLAAFCWMCLEGAELYLLVVQVFTPHGLRRHYMFLLGYGVPALVVGLSAATYHKGYGTARHCWLSLDKGFIWSFLAPVCIIIAVNAVIFVVTVWKLSLKFADINPDMSQLKKLRVLTITAIAQLCILGTTWIFGMFQFNQRSLVVSYIFVILNTLQGLFIFLLHCLLKQQVRDEYRRWLRCGGLKGPAKYSEFSSSTTTRGLQPSQESGL, from the exons GGCTCTGCATCGCCCTGTGCCTGTGGGGCACCGTGGCCCAGAATAATGGCGTACAAG CTGTTCCCGCCCCTGCAGGTACCACTGAGGACTGCAACAACCATATGCTCTGCCCACCAAACGCCATGTGTGTGAACAGCACCCACTGCACCTGCCTGGATGGGTACCATTCAGGAAAGAATCGCTTCTTCACCGACACAACGGAGACCTGTGACG ATATTAACGAGTGTATGGAGCCGAGCCCGGCAGACTGTGGACACAACACAAACTGCAACAACACGGCTGGGTCTTACTTCTGCACCTGCCTCAATGGCTAcgagcccagctctgggaaaaCCAAATTCATGAACGCGAGTGAGAACACCTGCCAGG ATATTGACGAGTGTCGGGGCCTGAGCCCGGCAGACTGCGGACCCCACGCAAACTGCACCAACGTGCCTGGGAGTTACTCCTGCAGCTGCATCCATGGCTACGAGCCCAGCTCTGGGAATGCCAGCTTCACACACGCGAGTGGGGACACCTGCCAAG ATATTGACGAGTGTCGGGGCCCGAGCCCGGCAGACTGCGGACCCCACGCAAACTGCACCAACGTGCCTGGGagttcctcctgcagctgcaccgatggctacgagcccagctctgggaaagcCAAGTTCACGCACGCGAGGGAGAACACCTGCCAGG ACATCGACGAGTGCCACAAGACCCCAGATATCTGCGGCCCCAACGCCACGTGTATCAACACCAACGGGAGTTACTGGTGTGAGTGCCGGGCCGGCTACGTCCCCTCCAACGGGAACACGACCCTGTGCCAAG AGCTCACCTGCCTAACGCTGCTGGATGATGACAACTCTACAGAAGCCAAG AACCTCCTGGGGAGCTTCCAGGCCCAGGCGGGAAGCCTCTGCAAGGCGGCGCTGGAGGGGCTGAAGCAGATGAAGACTCAGAGCGCTGAGCCTGTGAAGGGGCCGCTGAAG GGCTTCTTGGACATTCTGGAGAAGCAGATAAATGTAGTCGGGCAGCAGAGCGAGAGCATGGAGCGGAGACACAAGATTGCAACGGAGCTGATGGCCATAGTGGAGAAGCTGCTGAGATTGCTGGCCCTGACCCTGCCTGAGAGCATGATCAGCATCACATCCACCAACGGCACAG agctggggctggcggTCAGGAAggctggggcccagagccaggagacCGTGACGCTGCAGCAGAGCAAGACGCAGGTGGAATTAAAGTGGGCCGGAGCCCCAGGGCAGGAAAATAAAG GCTTCACCCTGGCCGGGCTGCTGACCTACCAGGGGATGAGCCCCATCCTGGACGGTGCTGCGCGGGTGGAGGTGGCCGAGTGGGACAAGATCGGCCAGACGGGAAAGTGGGCGCAGGAACGGGGGCGGCCCAGCTACCGGGTGCTGTCTCCAGTGGTGTCGGCCTTCGTCAGTGACCTGGACACCCAGGCACTCTCCGTCATCCTCCGCTTCAGCCACCCGGTGCCG GAGAAGAAGGCCGACCTGCGCCGCCTCTGTGCCTACTGGAATACCAGCACCAGGCGCTGGGGCACCCGCGGCTGCAACCTGCAGAAGTTGAACGCCACCACCACCCACTGCCAGTGCAGCCACCTGACCAGCTTCGCCGTGCTCATGGCCTTCTACGAGCTGGAG GACTGGACCCTGGACATCATCACCAAGGTGGGGCTGGTGATCTCGCTGCTGTGCCTGCTGCTCTCCATCGTcaccttcctcttctgccgcGCCCTCAAGGGCCCCCGCACCACCATCCACCTGCACCTCTGCCTGGCGCTCTTCATCGCCTACGCCGTCTTCCTCACCGGCTCCTCCAGCACCGGCAACAGG GTGGTGTGCGGCGTGGTGGCCGGGCTCCTGCACTACTTCTTCCTGGCCGCCTTCTGCTGGATGTGCCTGGAGGGCGCCGAGCTCTACCTGCTGGTGGTTCAGGTCTTCACCCCCCACGGCCTCCGGCGCCATTACATGTTCCTGCTGGGCTACGGCGTGCCGGCCCTCGTCGTGGGCCTCTCGGCCGCCACCTACCACAAGGGCTACGGCACAGCGCGCCA ctgctGGCTCTCGCTGGACAAGGGCTTCATTTGGAGCTTCCTGGCGCCCGTCTGCATCATCATCGCG gtcaATGCCGTGATCTTCGTGGTCACCGTCTGGAAGCTGTCCCTGAAATTCGCGGACATCAACCCTGACATGAGCCAGCTGAAGAAGCTCAG ggtGCTCACCATCACGGCCATTGCCCAGCTCTGCATCCTGGGCACCACCTGGATCTTTGGCATGTTCCAGTTCAACCAGCGCAGCCTGGTCGTCTCCTACATCTTCGTCATCCTCAACACCCTGCAGGGGCTCTTCATCTTCCTGCTGCACTGTCTGCTCAAGCAACAG GTGAGGGACGAGTACCGCAGGTGGCTGAGGTGCGGCGGCCTCAAGGGACCGGCCAAGTACTCTGAGTTCAGCAGCTCGACCACCACACGG GGGCTCCAGCCTTCGCAGGAGTCAGGGTTGTAG